The following coding sequences lie in one Synechococcus sp. CC9902 genomic window:
- the trxA gene encoding thioredoxin — protein sequence MAAESENVAKFETHLSSYMSSAAAVTDASFEQDVLQSDVPVLVDFWAPWCGPCRMVAPIVEEIAKEFEGQIKVFKLNTDENPNVASQYGIRSIPTLMVFKGGQKVDTVVGAVPKATLSGTISKYL from the coding sequence TTGGCTGCCGAGAGTGAAAACGTTGCTAAATTCGAAACACATTTATCGAGCTATATGTCGAGCGCTGCCGCTGTCACCGACGCTTCTTTCGAACAGGACGTTCTCCAGAGCGACGTGCCGGTTTTGGTCGACTTCTGGGCCCCTTGGTGCGGTCCTTGCCGGATGGTGGCTCCCATCGTCGAAGAAATCGCAAAAGAATTCGAAGGCCAAATCAAGGTGTTCAAGCTCAACACCGATGAAAACCCCAACGTGGCCAGCCAATACGGGATTCGCAGTATCCCCACACTGATGGTGTTTAAGGGCGGCCAAAAGGTCGACACCGTTGTTGGTGCCGTTCCCAAAGCCACCCTCTCAGGCACAATTTCGAAGTATCTCTGA
- the gyrA gene encoding DNA gyrase subunit A, producing MADSVGPGGGGPGDSDERIIQTDLRNEMSRSYMEYAMSVIVGRALPDARDGLKPVHRRILYAMYELGLTSDRPYRKCARVVGEVLGKYHPHGDTAVYDALVRMAQDFSMSMPLIDGHGNFGSVDNDPPAAMRYTESRLRALTTDSLLEDIEAETVDYADNFDGSQQEPTVLPARIPQLLLNGSAGIAVGMATNIPPHNLSELIDGLMALINNPEISEQELITLIPGPDFPTGGQILGRAGIRETYLSGRGSVTMRGVAEVETIEAPGRPDRDAVIITALPYQTNKAALIERIAEMVNDKKLEGISDIRDESDRDGMRIVVELRRDAYPQVVLNNLFKLTPLQSNFSAHMLALVNGEPILLTLRKMLEVFLDFRIETIERRTRYLLRKAEERDHILLGLLLALDQLDPIIALIRAAPDTATARTQLQDRHGLSAVQADAILQMQLRRLTALEADKIRLEHEDLVTKIADYKDILGRRERVLGLIQEELVQLRERHSVPRRTEILDLAGGLEDIDLIANERSVVLLTETGYLKRMPVSEFEATSRGTRGKAGTRSQGEEAVKLFIGCNDHDTLLLFSDRGVAYALPAYRVPQCSRTAKGTPVVQLLPIPREEAITSLLAVSEFNDDTDLLMLTQGGFIKRTRLSAFSNIRSNGLIAIGLEDGDALTWVRLSIPGDSVLIGSKAGMTIHFRLADGELRPLGRTARGVRSMNLRKGDSLVSMDVLPAELADQIAASADDAGDGDDAGDVAETAVAAEGPWVLVASASGLGKRVPVTQFRLQKRAGMGLRAMKFRTDADELVGLRVLGAGEELLLVSEKGVIVRTGADAIPQQSRAATGVRLQRLDKGDRLADVVLVPPEAETDDDGDQANGDVADQPQASGESSEPSAEG from the coding sequence ATGGCGGATTCTGTGGGACCAGGAGGCGGCGGTCCCGGCGATTCCGACGAACGAATTATCCAAACAGATCTCCGCAACGAGATGTCGCGCTCCTACATGGAGTATGCGATGAGTGTGATCGTGGGTCGGGCCTTGCCTGATGCCCGCGATGGATTGAAACCGGTGCATCGGCGCATCCTGTACGCGATGTATGAGTTGGGGCTCACCAGTGATCGCCCTTATCGGAAGTGCGCCCGTGTGGTGGGTGAAGTGTTGGGCAAATATCACCCCCACGGCGATACGGCTGTCTATGACGCCCTGGTTCGGATGGCCCAGGACTTTTCAATGTCGATGCCCCTAATCGACGGGCACGGAAACTTTGGCTCGGTGGATAACGACCCACCGGCGGCGATGCGATACACCGAATCGCGGTTGCGGGCTCTCACCACCGACAGCCTGCTGGAAGACATCGAAGCCGAGACGGTTGACTATGCCGACAACTTCGATGGCTCCCAGCAGGAGCCAACCGTTCTTCCGGCTCGGATCCCGCAGCTATTGCTGAATGGATCGGCGGGCATCGCCGTGGGGATGGCGACCAACATTCCTCCCCACAACCTCTCTGAACTGATTGATGGCCTGATGGCCTTGATCAACAACCCTGAGATCTCGGAACAGGAGTTAATAACTCTGATCCCTGGCCCCGACTTCCCAACCGGTGGCCAGATTCTGGGTCGCGCCGGGATCCGCGAAACCTATTTAAGTGGCCGCGGCTCGGTGACGATGCGCGGCGTGGCTGAGGTCGAAACGATCGAAGCCCCCGGTCGGCCTGATCGGGATGCCGTGATCATTACGGCTCTGCCTTATCAAACCAACAAAGCGGCGTTGATTGAACGCATCGCTGAGATGGTGAACGACAAGAAACTGGAGGGAATTTCCGACATCCGCGACGAAAGCGACCGCGATGGCATGCGGATCGTTGTCGAGTTGCGTCGGGATGCCTACCCGCAGGTGGTATTGAACAACTTGTTCAAGCTCACACCGCTGCAGAGCAACTTCAGTGCCCACATGTTGGCGCTGGTGAATGGTGAGCCGATCCTGCTCACCCTGCGCAAGATGCTCGAGGTGTTCCTCGACTTCCGCATCGAGACGATCGAGCGGCGCACCCGTTATTTGCTCCGCAAGGCCGAAGAGCGCGACCACATTTTGCTGGGCTTGCTGCTGGCCCTGGATCAGCTCGATCCGATCATTGCCTTGATCCGTGCCGCACCCGACACCGCAACGGCGCGAACGCAATTGCAAGACCGTCATGGGCTGTCTGCGGTGCAGGCGGATGCGATTTTGCAGATGCAACTGAGGCGGCTCACCGCGCTTGAAGCGGACAAGATCCGCCTGGAGCACGAAGATCTCGTCACCAAGATTGCCGACTACAAAGACATCCTCGGCCGTCGGGAACGGGTGCTGGGCCTCATCCAAGAGGAGCTTGTCCAACTGCGCGAGCGCCATAGCGTGCCGCGGCGCACCGAAATTTTGGATCTGGCTGGTGGCCTGGAAGACATCGACCTGATCGCGAATGAGCGCTCGGTGGTGTTGCTCACCGAAACCGGCTATCTGAAGCGGATGCCGGTGAGTGAATTCGAAGCCACAAGCCGTGGCACCCGCGGCAAAGCAGGCACTCGCAGCCAGGGTGAAGAAGCGGTGAAGCTGTTCATCGGCTGCAACGACCACGACACGTTGCTGTTGTTCAGCGATCGGGGCGTGGCCTATGCGCTTCCGGCCTATCGGGTGCCGCAGTGCAGCCGTACCGCCAAAGGCACACCGGTGGTGCAGCTGTTGCCGATTCCTCGGGAAGAGGCGATCACTTCGTTGCTAGCCGTTTCGGAATTCAACGACGACACCGATTTGTTGATGCTCACCCAGGGTGGCTTTATCAAGCGCACGCGGCTTTCGGCATTTAGCAATATTCGTTCCAACGGCTTGATTGCCATTGGTTTGGAAGATGGCGACGCGCTCACCTGGGTGCGGTTGTCGATCCCAGGCGACAGTGTGCTGATTGGCTCGAAGGCGGGGATGACGATCCACTTCCGCTTGGCGGATGGTGAGTTGCGCCCCTTGGGTCGCACCGCCCGCGGTGTGCGTTCGATGAACCTGCGCAAGGGCGACAGTTTGGTGAGCATGGATGTGCTGCCAGCGGAGTTGGCCGATCAAATTGCCGCCAGTGCCGATGATGCCGGGGATGGCGACGATGCAGGAGACGTTGCTGAAACGGCTGTGGCAGCCGAAGGCCCATGGGTGTTGGTGGCGTCGGCATCTGGGCTTGGCAAGCGGGTTCCCGTTACCCAATTCCGTTTGCAGAAACGGGCTGGCATGGGATTGCGGGCGATGAAGTTCCGCACCGATGCCGATGAACTCGTGGGATTACGGGTGTTGGGAGCTGGGGAAGAGCTGTTGTTGGTGAGTGAAAAGGGTGTGATTGTGCGCACCGGCGCTGATGCCATTCCTCAGCAATCCCGAGCCGCCACCGGCGTTCGTTTGCAGCGTCTCGATAAGGGCGATCGCTTGGCGGATGTGGTGCTGGTGCCGCCCGAGGCGGAAACGGATGACGACGGTGACCAGGCCAACGGCGATGTGGCCGACCAGCCGCAGGCTTCAGGGGAGTCGTCTGAACCATCAGCTGAGGGCTGA
- the hisH gene encoding imidazole glycerol phosphate synthase subunit HisH, producing MGLNLGVIDYGMGNLHSVGKALERLGEQAVLVQGPEDLKSVDALILPGVGSFDPAIENLRATGLIPHLKDWGNNNRPLLGICLGLQLLFERSDEGSKDGLGLFQGAVERLQSHPNERIPHMGWAPLTVERNCPLLHSDDPTPWVYFVHSYAAVPLNSSVLAATAAYGNAAVTAMVWSGRIGACQFHPEKSSAAGEAMLKRWLHWLHQGAEPVH from the coding sequence TTGGGCCTGAATCTCGGTGTGATCGATTACGGCATGGGCAATCTCCACTCGGTGGGGAAAGCCCTCGAACGGCTTGGCGAACAAGCAGTTCTTGTGCAAGGTCCAGAGGACCTCAAGTCGGTCGACGCCTTAATTCTTCCGGGGGTTGGGTCCTTCGATCCAGCGATCGAAAACCTTCGAGCCACAGGATTGATTCCCCATCTCAAAGATTGGGGCAACAACAACCGTCCCCTGCTGGGCATATGCCTCGGGCTGCAGCTTCTGTTCGAACGCAGTGATGAGGGAAGCAAAGATGGCCTGGGATTGTTCCAAGGTGCCGTTGAACGGCTCCAGAGCCATCCCAACGAGCGAATTCCTCACATGGGATGGGCGCCCCTCACAGTCGAACGCAATTGCCCGCTGCTGCACAGCGACGACCCCACCCCTTGGGTGTATTTCGTGCACAGTTATGCCGCCGTTCCCCTGAACAGCTCGGTGTTGGCGGCCACAGCCGCCTACGGCAACGCCGCCGTAACAGCGATGGTGTGGAGCGGACGGATCGGCGCTTGCCAATTTCATCCTGAAAAATCATCCGCCGCCGGGGAAGCGATGCTCAAGCGCTGGCTCCACTGGTTGCACCAAGGCGCAGAGCCGGTCCATTGA
- a CDS encoding GuaB3 family IMP dehydrogenase-related protein translates to MDIQLGRSKTVRRAYGIDEIALVPGGRTVDPEVTNTSWSLGGITREIPIIASAMDGVVDVDMAVRLSELGALGVLNLEGVQTRYEDPNAVLDRIAAVGKTEFVPLMQEIYSQPVQEQLIRKRIQDIKAQGGIAAVSGTPVAAMRFRKAIAEAGADLFFVQATVVSTNHIGPEGQATLDLEELCQGMGLPVVIGNCVTYEVALQLMRAGAAGVMVGIGPGAACTSRGVLGVGIPQATAVADCAAARADFQKESGRYVPIVADGGIVTGGDICKCIACGADAVMIGSPIARAEEAPGRGFHWGMATPSPVLPRGTRINVGSTGSIERILRGPAKLDDGTHNLLGCLKTSMGTLGARTIAEMQTVEVVVAPSLLTEGKVYQKAQNLGMGK, encoded by the coding sequence GTGGACATTCAGCTTGGACGCTCCAAAACTGTTCGCCGCGCCTACGGAATTGATGAGATCGCCCTTGTGCCAGGAGGGCGCACGGTGGATCCCGAGGTCACCAACACCAGTTGGAGCCTTGGTGGTATTACGCGAGAGATTCCGATCATCGCCAGTGCCATGGACGGCGTGGTGGATGTGGACATGGCCGTGCGGCTCTCAGAGTTGGGTGCCCTTGGCGTTTTGAACCTTGAGGGTGTTCAAACCCGTTACGAGGATCCCAATGCGGTTTTGGATCGCATTGCCGCCGTCGGCAAAACGGAATTTGTTCCGTTGATGCAAGAGATCTACAGCCAACCCGTCCAAGAGCAGCTCATCCGCAAACGGATTCAAGACATCAAGGCCCAAGGGGGCATCGCCGCTGTGAGTGGCACCCCAGTAGCAGCGATGCGTTTCCGCAAGGCCATCGCTGAAGCAGGCGCGGATCTCTTCTTTGTGCAAGCCACGGTGGTGTCGACCAACCACATCGGTCCTGAAGGTCAGGCCACCTTGGACCTCGAAGAGCTGTGCCAAGGCATGGGCTTGCCCGTGGTGATCGGTAATTGCGTCACCTATGAGGTGGCGTTGCAACTGATGCGAGCCGGTGCTGCCGGGGTGATGGTGGGCATTGGCCCTGGAGCCGCCTGCACATCCAGGGGCGTACTGGGCGTTGGCATTCCACAAGCCACAGCAGTTGCAGACTGTGCCGCAGCTCGCGCCGATTTCCAAAAAGAGAGCGGACGCTATGTGCCGATCGTTGCTGACGGCGGCATCGTCACCGGTGGCGACATCTGCAAGTGCATCGCCTGCGGCGCTGATGCCGTGATGATTGGATCCCCGATTGCTCGGGCCGAGGAAGCACCCGGACGCGGGTTCCATTGGGGGATGGCCACGCCAAGCCCTGTCTTGCCCCGCGGCACCCGCATCAATGTGGGCAGTACGGGAAGCATTGAGCGCATTCTTCGCGGCCCCGCAAAGCTCGATGACGGCACCCACAACCTGCTGGGTTGCCTCAAAACCTCAATGGGAACCCTGGGTGCCCGCACGATTGCCGAGATGCAAACCGTCGAAGTAGTGGTGGCACCCTCCCTGCTCACAGAAGGAAAGGTGTACCAAAAGGCTCAAAATCTAGGGATGGGTAAGTAG
- the crtL gene encoding lycopene beta cyclase, producing MADCADVLVIGGGPAALCIASELHQRGVVVEGIAPNPVDAPWPNTYGIWAKELELLGLEDLLEHRWSNTVSFYGAGGSDLDDQPTPHGLDYGLFDRQKLQQYWLGRGEGITWHQDSVDRIEVKADRTWVHCASGEQRLARVVIDASGHRTPHIRRPDQGPVAGQAAYGVVGRFEKAPVEPGQFVLMDFRCDHLSPEQRQQPPTFLYAMDFGDGVYFLEETSLALAPAVPEAELKQRLEQRLANAGNAITEVMDVEHCLFPMNLPLPDFHQPVLAFGGAASMVHPASGYMVGALLRRGPGLAKALASALNEQPAMGSAALARVGWQALWPTELVWRHRLFQFGLGRLMGFDERLLRRHFTSFFQLSQADWSGFLTNTLPLPQLMAVMLRLFAISPWDVRRGLVLGAPR from the coding sequence TTGGCTGATTGCGCTGATGTGTTGGTGATCGGGGGCGGTCCGGCCGCCCTTTGCATTGCTTCTGAATTGCATCAGCGCGGAGTGGTGGTTGAGGGCATTGCACCGAATCCGGTGGATGCCCCTTGGCCGAACACCTATGGGATTTGGGCAAAGGAGCTCGAGCTATTGGGCCTCGAGGATTTGCTGGAGCACCGCTGGAGCAACACGGTGAGTTTTTACGGCGCAGGGGGCTCGGATTTAGACGATCAACCCACGCCGCACGGGCTGGATTACGGGTTGTTTGATCGGCAAAAGCTTCAGCAGTACTGGTTGGGCCGTGGCGAGGGAATCACCTGGCATCAAGACAGCGTCGATCGCATCGAGGTGAAGGCTGACCGCACTTGGGTGCATTGCGCTTCTGGCGAACAACGCCTGGCCCGGGTTGTGATTGATGCCTCAGGCCATCGAACACCGCATATCCGTCGTCCGGATCAGGGGCCGGTGGCTGGGCAAGCCGCCTATGGCGTAGTGGGTCGCTTTGAAAAAGCTCCAGTGGAGCCAGGCCAATTCGTGCTGATGGATTTTCGCTGCGATCACCTCAGCCCAGAGCAACGCCAGCAGCCCCCCACCTTTTTGTATGCGATGGACTTTGGTGATGGGGTTTATTTCCTGGAGGAAACATCGTTGGCTTTAGCTCCGGCGGTGCCGGAAGCTGAGTTGAAGCAACGGCTGGAGCAACGTTTGGCCAATGCGGGGAATGCAATCACCGAAGTGATGGATGTTGAACATTGTTTGTTTCCCATGAATTTGCCGTTGCCGGATTTCCATCAGCCGGTGTTGGCCTTTGGCGGTGCGGCGAGCATGGTGCACCCAGCCTCGGGCTACATGGTGGGTGCGCTGTTAAGACGCGGGCCAGGTTTGGCAAAAGCCTTGGCATCGGCTTTGAACGAGCAACCAGCGATGGGATCTGCAGCTCTGGCGCGTGTGGGCTGGCAAGCGCTGTGGCCAACGGAGTTGGTGTGGCGCCATCGCCTGTTTCAGTTTGGTTTAGGCCGTTTGATGGGCTTCGATGAACGGCTGTTACGCCGGCATTTCACCAGCTTCTTTCAGTTGTCTCAAGCGGATTGGAGTGGCTTCCTCACCAACACGTTGCCGTTGCCGCAGCTGATGGCTGTGATGCTGCGCCTGTTTGCGATCTCACCGTGGGATGTGCGGAGAGGGTTGGTATTGGGGGCACCGCGCTAA
- a CDS encoding CAAD domain-containing protein translates to MEPTDEPLQAAESADTTGSQSAVPVPPTPPASDLVEEPVSEAEPISASPAESQPAPEIAVVAEPEPAPEPVVTSTVTIPAQENSTDEGGEWDLLVEKIKAWIDSNQLGSLWDQAQLPLRLIGGLILFVIVSTVYSGILGTINKVPLAPGLLELTGVIWLLNYARCNLVRSSDRKRVIDAVGSTWNKVVGR, encoded by the coding sequence ATGGAACCGACCGACGAGCCGCTTCAGGCCGCCGAATCAGCTGACACCACTGGAAGCCAGTCGGCTGTCCCCGTTCCACCAACACCCCCAGCGTCGGATTTAGTAGAGGAGCCTGTATCTGAGGCTGAACCAATCTCGGCTTCGCCCGCAGAGAGCCAACCCGCGCCCGAGATCGCGGTCGTTGCCGAGCCGGAACCAGCACCGGAACCCGTCGTCACCTCGACGGTGACCATTCCTGCCCAAGAGAATTCCACCGATGAGGGTGGCGAGTGGGATTTGCTCGTTGAAAAAATCAAAGCCTGGATTGATTCCAACCAACTTGGATCGCTTTGGGACCAAGCTCAACTGCCACTCCGTCTGATTGGCGGCTTGATCCTCTTTGTGATCGTAAGCACCGTCTACAGCGGCATTCTCGGCACAATCAACAAGGTTCCTCTCGCCCCAGGGCTGCTGGAACTCACTGGTGTGATTTGGCTGTTGAATTACGCCCGCTGCAACCTCGTTCGCAGTAGCGATCGCAAGCGGGTGATTGATGCTGTGGGGTCCACTTGGAACAAGGTTGTGGGGCGTTAA